Proteins co-encoded in one Diaminobutyricimonas sp. LJ205 genomic window:
- a CDS encoding sigma-70 family RNA polymerase sigma factor, producing the protein MVENLPLVGYLVSEVARRATHLSREDLASAGSVALITAADSYKAELGIPFGAFARRRIVGAFADEMRSSDWASRSTRRRIKETQAVQDTLSAALGRAPSVDEIAAALGVDRETAAAGLSDASRVVSTLDEATADILAADAPLPEEGILTAERFAFLRAAVHALPERMRLIVEAVYFHDRSVKEIADELGITHSAVSQQRSEAIRLLHDGLVTHYADDPDDKSETKSRIAASSRSAYLDRLGASSAAMRSAASGLAQLGSASLRVPA; encoded by the coding sequence GTGGTCGAGAATCTTCCGCTCGTCGGATATCTCGTCAGCGAAGTGGCCCGTCGTGCCACTCACCTGAGTCGTGAGGACCTCGCTTCGGCCGGTTCCGTCGCGCTGATCACTGCCGCCGATTCCTACAAGGCCGAGCTCGGCATCCCGTTCGGGGCCTTTGCCCGCCGGCGCATCGTTGGTGCGTTCGCCGACGAGATGCGCTCCAGCGACTGGGCCAGCCGCTCTACCCGCCGTCGGATCAAGGAGACCCAGGCGGTACAGGACACGTTGTCCGCTGCCTTGGGCCGCGCCCCTTCGGTCGATGAGATCGCGGCAGCTCTCGGCGTTGATCGTGAGACGGCCGCCGCCGGACTGTCGGATGCTTCGCGCGTCGTGTCCACCCTCGATGAGGCGACCGCCGACATCCTCGCCGCCGATGCCCCGCTGCCCGAGGAAGGCATTCTCACCGCTGAGAGGTTCGCATTCCTGCGGGCGGCAGTGCACGCCCTGCCGGAGCGGATGCGGCTGATCGTCGAGGCGGTGTACTTCCACGACCGCTCGGTGAAGGAGATCGCCGACGAGCTCGGCATCACTCATTCGGCGGTGTCGCAGCAGCGTTCGGAGGCGATCCGGCTGCTGCACGACGGCCTGGTCACGCACTACGCGGATGACCCGGACGACAAGTCAGAGACCAAGTCGCGCATCGCGGCGTCGAGCCGCTCTGCCTACCTCGACCGCCTCGGTGCGAGTTCCGCGGCGATGCGATCCGCAGCATCGGGCCTCGCCCAGCTCGGCAGCGCGTCGCTCCGCGTTCCTGCCTGA
- a CDS encoding flagellar protein FlgN, translated as MSAQDLSALLWRERELLELLTFKLEEEQLLLTAGKTKWLPHATREVEQVMDRLREAGLGRSIAVSALAREWGTDENATLRELVAHAPLGPWSDIFTAHLQAMTDLANQIKQLRDTNEQFLRAAARSTQETLARLNVEAGTYDAHGTAGSDVGTAHLVDRSL; from the coding sequence GTGAGCGCCCAAGATCTATCGGCGTTGCTCTGGCGCGAACGGGAGTTGCTGGAACTCCTCACGTTCAAGCTCGAGGAAGAACAACTCCTGCTCACGGCCGGAAAGACCAAGTGGCTTCCGCATGCAACCCGTGAGGTCGAGCAGGTGATGGACCGGCTGCGGGAGGCTGGTCTTGGCCGCTCGATCGCTGTGTCGGCGCTCGCCAGGGAATGGGGCACCGACGAGAACGCGACCCTGCGAGAACTCGTGGCGCACGCCCCGCTCGGCCCCTGGTCGGACATCTTCACCGCCCACCTGCAGGCGATGACCGATCTCGCCAACCAGATCAAGCAGCTGCGCGATACCAACGAACAGTTCCTTCGGGCCGCCGCGCGATCCACGCAGGAGACCCTCGCTCGGCTCAACGTCGAGGCCGGCACCTATGACGCGCATGGCACCGCGGGCTCGGATGTCGGGACCGCCCACCTTGTCGACAGGAGTCTGTGA